In Macadamia integrifolia cultivar HAES 741 unplaced genomic scaffold, SCU_Mint_v3 scaffold1299, whole genome shotgun sequence, a single genomic region encodes these proteins:
- the LOC122063339 gene encoding probable disease resistance RPP8-like protein 4, giving the protein MAESIITFFIEKLSDLITREANFLTGVDEQINSLRNELEWIRSFLKDADGICKDNERVRLWVNQVRSISYDAETVIDEFIFKVERQRQRGRRGMGQLKLLHDLGNQIEQIKKRIEEVSVNKSKYGIEALQIGEPSSSSSQQSLSRRQRRTPVVEEVDVVGIEDEAEILVSQLIQGEPRLSILSIVGMGGLGKTTLAKKVYNSNEVSRHFECRAWIYMSQEYNIKELLESLLNQVAELNKRHQREVTQMSEQNLQRLLFGYLKDRRYLVVVDDIWSKDAWDSLKVVFPEATTGSRVMLTTRNKEVALHADMENIPHELRFLSKDECWTLFCKKALPKNVPLVLSPELQKVGRDIAAKCGGLPLAVVVLGGLLSRKDRIPSEWAKVLKRINGKFCEGHDQITRILALSYDDLPYNLKSCFLCLGVFPEDHEIHVRKLIQLWVAEGLVQQRGNETMEEVAEDYLEELIDRCMLQSSRRSSVGIRTCRIHDMLRNLSISEAMEDKFLDVRQITDFESPVRTHRLIVYGDLRKYISLNHNCPTRYLRSFLCHATDVYYEELGRKHWRFLCGGFRLLRVLDIPQMGITKLPNEIGEMIHLRYVGLRGNYLTSLPKTICNLINLQTLDIKPTYAVAPCCQDIPSIISEMIQLRHLHMNWGKILGSSRIGNLRNLQTLSEIEAGSWIENGLAQLTNLRKLVVRGVLNSHREALSNSIVCLENLQSLCLSTTVNDKSIVFPSLTFSNHVHLYKLQMFGRLEKLPDLHGFPQNITQLYLQGSCLMQDPMATLEKLAHLRTLVLSGEVYKGKTLVCSAGGFPELQELELVDLNEIEEWRVEEGAMSSIKRVKLFACFYLKMLPEGFQYLTTLKELEIIAMPLKNRILPENVGEDWYKIQHVPSVVIKDVFFQGPRRY; this is encoded by the coding sequence ATGGCTGAGAGTATTATCACCTTCTTCATAGAGAAGCTATCCGATTTGATCACCCGTGAAGCAAACTTCCTTACTGGAGTGGATGAGCAGATCAATTCACTTCGTAACGAGCTCGAATGGATACGTTCTTTCTTGAAAGATGCAGATGGAATATGCAAAGATAATGAAAGAGTAAGGCTCTGGGTGAATCAAGTAAGAAGCATCTCTTATGATGCTGAAACTGTTATTGATGAATTTATCTTCAAAGTAGAGCGGCAAAGgcaaagaggaaggagaggtaTGGGCCAATTGAAGCTCCTTCATGACTTGGGCAATCAAATTGAACAGATCAAAAAGAGGATTGAAGAAGTTTCAGTCAACAAATCAAAGTATGGAATTGAAGCTTTACAGATTGGAGAACCATCTTCAAGTTCCTCACAACAAAGCTTATCGCGGAGGCAGAGGAGGACCCCTGTGGTGGAGGAAGTAGATGTGGTGGGAATTGAAGATGAAGCAGAAATACTAGTGAGTCAGCTGATCCAAGGAGAGCCGCGACTTTCCATCCTTTCAATTGTTGGTATGGGTGGTTTAGGGAAGACCACTCTCGCAAAGAAAGTCTATAACAGCAATGAAGTTAGTAGGCATTTTGAGTGTCGTGCTTGGATTTACATGTCTCAAGAATACAATATTAAAGAGCTGTTGGAGAGCCTCCTAAATCAAGTTGCTGAGCTCAATAAAAGGCATCAAAGGGAAGTAACTCAGATGAGCGAACAAAATTTGCAAAGGCTGCTCTTTGGGTACTTAAAGGATAGGAGATACCTGGTGGTAGTTGATGACATTTGGAGTAAAGATGCTTGGGACAGTTTGAAAGTTGTTTTCCCTGAAGCAACAACAGGAAGTAGAGTAATGCTTACTACTCGCAATAAAGAGGTTGCACTTCATGCAGATATGGAGAACATTCCCCATGAATTGCGATTTTTAAGCAAAGATGAGTGCTGGACATTGTTTTGTAAGAAAGCTTTGCCTAAGAATGTTCCACTTGTTTTGTCTCCAGAGTTGCAGAAAGTAGGAAGAGACATTGCTGCTAAATGTGGAGGTTTACCTCTCGCTGTTGTTGTACTAGGTGGATTATTATCAAGGAAAGATAGAATCCCAAGTGAGTGGGCCAAAGTACTCAAGCGTATCAATGGGAAATTTTGTGAAGGCCATGATCAGATCACAAGAATACTAGCTCTAAGCTATGATGATCTGCCTTACAACTTGAAATCATGCTTCCTCTGTTTAGGTGTTTTCCCTGAAGACCATGAAATACATGTAAGGAAATTAATTCAGCTATGGGTTGCAGAGGGACTTGTACAACAGAGAGGCAATGAAACAATGGAGGAAGTAGCAGAAGACTATTTGGAGGAGCTGATTGATCGTTGTATGCTTCAATCGTCAAGGAGATCCAGTGTTGGGATTAGAACATGTCGCATCCATGATATGCTACGGAATCTCTCCATATCAGAGGCCATGGAGGACAAGTTTCTTGATGTTCGCCAAATTACAGACTTTGAATCCCCGGTTCGAACACATCGACTGATTGTTTATGGCGATCTTCGTAAGTATATCTCCTTAAACCATAACTGTCCAACACGATATCTTCGATCTTTCTTGTGCCATGCCACGGATGTATATTATGAAGAATTGGGCCGAAAACACTGGAGATTTCTTTGTGGTGGTTTTAGGTTACTCAGGGTGTTGGATATCCCACAGATGGGAATCACTAAGTTGCCAAATGAAATAGGTGAAATGATTCATTTGAGGTACGTGGGGTTGAGAGGTAATTACTTAACAAGTCTCCCAAAAACCATATGCAATCTTATCAACCTACAAACACTTGACATAAAGCCTACCTATGCAGTGGCTCCTTGCTGTCAAGATATACCCAGTATTATCAGTGAGATGATTCAATTAAGACATCTACACATGAACTGGGGGAAGATATTAGGCTCATCAAGAATTGGAAATCTAAGAAACCTGCAAACTTTGTCAGAAATAGAAGCAGGCAGTTGGATTGAGAATGGCTTGGCCCAATTGACAAATCTTCGAAAACTAGTAGTAAGAGGGGTCTTAAATTCACACAGGGAGGCATTGTCAAATTCTATTGTCTGTTTAGAGAACCTCCAATCCTTGTGTTTGTCAACAACTGTGAATGACAAAAGTATTGTCTTTCCAAGCTTGACATTCTCAAATCATGTTCATCTTTATAAGCTGCAAATGTTTGGAAGGTTGGAGAAGCTACCAGACTTGCATGGGTTCCCTCAAAACATCACTCAGTTATACTTGCAGGGGTCCTGTTTGATGCAGGACCCAATGGCAACACTAGAGAAGCTGGCACACTTACGAACTCTTGTATTGAGTGGTGAAGTGTACAAGGGAAAGACGCTAGTCTGTTCTGCAGGAGGGTTTCCTGAGCTTCAAGAATTGGAACTTGTGGACTTAAATGAAATAGAGGAATGGAGGGTGGAGGAAGGGGCAATGTCCAGCATCAAGCGTGTGAAACTCTTTGCTTGCTTTTACCTGAAGATGCTTCCTGAAGGGTTCCAGTATTTGACCACACTCAAGGAATTGGAAATAATCGCGATGCCTCTTAAAAATAGGATTCTCCCAGAAAATGTAGGAGAGGATTGGTACAAGATCCAACATGTACCATCGGTTGTTATAAAGGATGTTTTTTTTCAAGGACCGAGACGCTATTGA
- the LOC122063350 gene encoding probable glutathione S-transferase, which translates to MGEELKLFGYWSSPFSCRVKWALKLKGLDYEYIEEDLFNKSALLLQYNPIYKKIPVLVHGGKPVVESIVILQYIEETWPENPLLPTDPYERAVARFWTKFAEDKTSSIWSMFHTVGEKQEKAIKGCLEMLRTIEEHGLGEKKFFGGETIGLADLAFGWIAHWLGVLEDLLDQKWVDAHTFPRLHAWIQNFREVSVIKENLPDRDQMFLFYKCRMEKLSASASN; encoded by the exons ATGGGAGAAGAACTAAAGCTATTTGGATATTGGTCTAGCCCATTTAGCTGCAGAGTCAAATGGGCTCTGAAACTAAAAGGGTTAGACTATGAATACATAGAAGAAGATCTGTTCAACAAGAGTGCTTTGCTTTTACAGTACAACCCAATTTACAAGAAGATCCCAGTACTTGTTCATGGAGGAAAACCAGTTGTGGAATCCATTGTCATCCTTCAATACATTGAAGAGACATGGCCGGAGAATCCCTTGCTCCCAACTGATCCTTACGAGAGAGCCGTCGCTCGATTTTGGACTAAATTTGCTGAAGATAAG ACTTCAAGCATTTGGAGTATGTTTCACACAGTAGgagaaaaacaagagaaagCCATAAAAGGGTGCTTAGAAATGTTGAGAACCATTGAAGAACATGGTCTTGGAGAGAAGAAATTCTTTGGTGGAGAGACTATTGGATTAGCAGATTTAGCCTTTGGATGGATTGCTCACTGGTTGGGAGTGCTGGAAGACTTATTAGATCAAAAATGGGTGGATGCCCATACATTCCCACGCTTGCATGCTTGGATTCAGAATTTCAGGGAAGTTTCTGTGATCAAAGAGAACCTTCCTGATCGTGATCAAATGTTCCTCTTTTACAAGTGTCGGATGGAGAAGCTTTCTGCATCTGCTTCAAACTAG